Genomic segment of Clostridia bacterium:
TGCGCCTCTTAACGGGCATGGAAATCCGTCCTGTGCTGGTGACCGATACGGAATTAATGATGCATATGGAGCGGCTGCTGCGTCCCCAGCTTGAGGTGGAAGACGTGGAAGAAGAGGAGACGGAGCCGGATATACTGGTGGCTTCCGAGGCTCAGGATAAACCGGCGGTCCGGCTGGCGAACATGATCATTGGGCAAGCGGTTCAGGCCAAAGCCAGCGACGTGCACATTGAGCCTTTAGAAAAGGGACTGAGGGTCCGGTTCCGCATCGACGGCGTCCTTCATGAGATCATGCATCCCCCGCGGCACCTGCATGCATCCCTGGTGTCCCGTATCAAAGTGATGGCCAATATGGATATCGCTGAACGGAGAATTCCCCAGGACGGCCGGGCCACCGTGAAGGTGGAGGATCGGATCGTAGATATCCGGGTGGCAACTCTCCCCACCCCTTACGGGGAGAAGGTTACTTTGCGGATTTTGGACCGGCAGTCAAAACTCATGACCTTGCAGGACCTGGGCTTTCCAGAAGACCAGGCCGGGAAATTCCAAGAAATGATCAACCTGCCCTACGGGATGATCCTGGTCACGGGACCCACCGGCAGCGGGAAAAGTACCACCTTGTACGCCATTTTAAATGCCCTGAACCAGGCCGA
This window contains:
- the tadA gene encoding Flp pilus assembly complex ATPase component TadA, which translates into the protein MEQLEIALRKQEEWKDRKMFLGQVLVELGFATESAVARAVAAQAGVPFISLEEYPIDASACKLLEPDVIRRYQALPIGFEDNALLVAMAQPRNIIAIEDLRLLTGMEIRPVLVTDTELMMHMERLLRPQLEVEDVEEEETEPDILVASEAQDKPAVRLANMIIGQAVQAKASDVHIEPLEKGLRVRFRIDGVLHEIMHPPRHLHASLVSRIKVMANMDIAERRIPQDGRATVKVEDRIVDIRVATLPTPYGEKVTLRILDRQSKLMTLQDLGFPEDQAGKFQEMINLPYGMILVTGPTGSGKSTTLYAILNALNQADKHIITIEDPVERRLDGVNQIQVNVQAGVTFATGLRAILR